The Acinonyx jubatus isolate Ajub_Pintada_27869175 chromosome D1, VMU_Ajub_asm_v1.0, whole genome shotgun sequence genome includes a window with the following:
- the NR1H3 gene encoding oxysterols receptor LXR-alpha isoform X1, translated as MSLWLEAPVPDASPDSAVELWEPDAQDASGQALGVSNCVLREEASTPQSAGDSLGAGLEATEPIVLLPGVDTPPESTELRPQKRKKGPAPKMLGNELCSVCGDKASGFHYNVLSCEGCKGFFRRSVIKGARYVCHSGGHCPMDTYMRRKCQECRLRKCRQAGMREECVLSEEQIRLKKLKRQEEEQAQATSMPPRVSSPPQVLPQLSPEQRGMIEKLVAAQQQCNRRSFSDRLRVTPWPMAPDPQSREARQQRFAHFTELAIVSVQEIVDFAKQLPGFLQLSREDQIALLKTSAIEVMLLETSRRYNPGSESITFLKDFSYNREDFAKAGLQVEFINPIFEFSRAMNELQLNDAEFALLIAISIFSADRPNVQDQLQVERLQHTYVEALHAYVSIHHPHDRLMFPRMLMKLVSLRTLSSVHSEQVFALRLQDKKLPPLLSEIWDVHE; from the exons ATGTCCTTGTGGCTGGAGGCCCCTGTGCCTGATGCTTCTCCTG ACTCTGCAGTGGAGCTGTGGGAGCCAGATGCGCAAGATGCAAGTGGCCAGGCGCTGGGAGTCAGCAACTGCGTCCTCAGGGAGGAAGCCAGCACGCCCCAGTCGGCTGGGGActccctgggggcagggctggaggcaACAGAGCCCATAGTCCTGCTCCCTGGGGTGGATACCCCTCCAGAGTCTACAG AGCTCCGTCCGCAAAAACGGAAAAAGGGGCCAGCCCCCAAAATGCTGGGGAATGAGCTGTGCAGTGTGTGTGGGGACAAGGCCTCTGGCTTCCACTACAACGTGCTGAGCTGTGAGGGCTGCAAGGGATTCTTCCGCCGCAGCGTCATCAAAGGAGCGCGCTATGTCTGCCACAGTGGGGGCCACTGCCCCATGGACACCTACATGCGTCGCAAGTGCCAGGAGTGTCGCCTTCGAAAATGCCGCCAGGCTGGCATGCGGGAAGAGT GTGTCTTGTCCGAAGAGCAGATCCGCCTAAAGAAATTGAAGCGACAAGAGGAAGAACAGGCTCAGGCCACATCCATGCCCCCAAGGGTGTCCTCACCTCCCCAAGTCCTGCCCCAGCTCAGCCCAGAACAGCGGGGCATGATTGAGAAACTGGTGGCTGCCCAGCAACAGTGTAACAGACGCTCTTTTTCTGACCGGCTCCGAGTCACG CCTTGGCCCATGGCACCAGATCCCCAGAGCCGGGAGGCCCGTCAGCAGCGCTTTGCCCACTTCACGGAGCTGGCCATCGTCTCTGTGCAGGAGATCGTTGATTTCGCCAAACAGCTGCCTGGCTTCCTGCAGCTCAGCCGGGAGGACCAGATCGCCCTACTGAAGACCTCTGCGATTGAG GTGATGCTCCTGGAGACGTCTCGGAGGTACAACCCTGGGAGTGAGAGTATCACCTTCCTCAAGGACTTCAGTTACAACCGGGAAGACTTTGCCAAGGCAG GGCTACAGGTGGAATTCATCAACCCCATCTTCGAGTTCTCCAGAGCCATGAATGAGCTGCAGCTCAATGATGCCGAGTTTGCTTTGCTCATCGCCATCAGCATCTTCTCTGCAG ACCGGCCCAACGTGCAGGACCAGCTCCAGGTAGAGAGGCTACAACACACATACGTGGAGGCTCTGCATGCCTACGTCTCCATCCACCACCCCCAT GACCGACTGATGTTCCCAAGGATGCTAATGAAACTGGTGAGCCTCCGGACCCTGAGCAGTGTTCATTCAGAGCAAGTGTTTGCACTGCGCCTGCAGGACAAAAAGCTTCCCCCGCTGCTCTCTGAGATCTGGGATGTGCACGAATGA
- the NR1H3 gene encoding oxysterols receptor LXR-alpha isoform X2, whose amino-acid sequence MSLWLEAPVPDASPDSAVELWEPDAQDASGQALGVSNCVLREEASTPQSAGDSLGAGLEATEPIVLLPGVDTPPESTELRPQKRKKGPAPKMLGNELCSVCGDKASGFHYNVLSCEGCKGFFRRSVIKGARYVCHSGGHCPMDTYMRRKCQECRLRKCRQAGMREECVLSEEQIRLKKLKRQEEEQAQATSMPPRVSSPPQVLPQLSPEQRGMIEKLVAAQQQCNRRSFSDRLRVTPWPMAPDPQSREARQQRFAHFTELAIVSVQEIVDFAKQLPGFLQLSREDQIALLKTSAIEVMLLETSRRYNPGSESITFLKDFSYNREDFAKAGLQVEFINPIFEFSRAMNELQLNDAEFALLIAISIFSAGPTDVPKDANETGEPPDPEQCSFRASVCTAPAGQKASPAAL is encoded by the exons ATGTCCTTGTGGCTGGAGGCCCCTGTGCCTGATGCTTCTCCTG ACTCTGCAGTGGAGCTGTGGGAGCCAGATGCGCAAGATGCAAGTGGCCAGGCGCTGGGAGTCAGCAACTGCGTCCTCAGGGAGGAAGCCAGCACGCCCCAGTCGGCTGGGGActccctgggggcagggctggaggcaACAGAGCCCATAGTCCTGCTCCCTGGGGTGGATACCCCTCCAGAGTCTACAG AGCTCCGTCCGCAAAAACGGAAAAAGGGGCCAGCCCCCAAAATGCTGGGGAATGAGCTGTGCAGTGTGTGTGGGGACAAGGCCTCTGGCTTCCACTACAACGTGCTGAGCTGTGAGGGCTGCAAGGGATTCTTCCGCCGCAGCGTCATCAAAGGAGCGCGCTATGTCTGCCACAGTGGGGGCCACTGCCCCATGGACACCTACATGCGTCGCAAGTGCCAGGAGTGTCGCCTTCGAAAATGCCGCCAGGCTGGCATGCGGGAAGAGT GTGTCTTGTCCGAAGAGCAGATCCGCCTAAAGAAATTGAAGCGACAAGAGGAAGAACAGGCTCAGGCCACATCCATGCCCCCAAGGGTGTCCTCACCTCCCCAAGTCCTGCCCCAGCTCAGCCCAGAACAGCGGGGCATGATTGAGAAACTGGTGGCTGCCCAGCAACAGTGTAACAGACGCTCTTTTTCTGACCGGCTCCGAGTCACG CCTTGGCCCATGGCACCAGATCCCCAGAGCCGGGAGGCCCGTCAGCAGCGCTTTGCCCACTTCACGGAGCTGGCCATCGTCTCTGTGCAGGAGATCGTTGATTTCGCCAAACAGCTGCCTGGCTTCCTGCAGCTCAGCCGGGAGGACCAGATCGCCCTACTGAAGACCTCTGCGATTGAG GTGATGCTCCTGGAGACGTCTCGGAGGTACAACCCTGGGAGTGAGAGTATCACCTTCCTCAAGGACTTCAGTTACAACCGGGAAGACTTTGCCAAGGCAG GGCTACAGGTGGAATTCATCAACCCCATCTTCGAGTTCTCCAGAGCCATGAATGAGCTGCAGCTCAATGATGCCGAGTTTGCTTTGCTCATCGCCATCAGCATCTTCTCTGCAG GACCGACTGATGTTCCCAAGGATGCTAATGAAACTGGTGAGCCTCCGGACCCTGAGCAGTGTTCATTCAGAGCAAGTGTTTGCACTGCGCCTGCAGGACAAAAAGCTTCCCCCGCTGCTCTCTGA
- the NR1H3 gene encoding oxysterols receptor LXR-alpha isoform X3, with protein sequence MSLWLEAPVPDASPDSAVELWEPDAQDASGQALGVSNCVLREEASTPQSAGDSLGAGLEATEPIVLLPGVDTPPESTELRPQKRKKGPAPKMLGNELCSVCGDKASGFHYNVLSCEGCKGFFRRSVIKGARYVCHSGGHCPMDTYMRRKCQECRLRKCRQAGMREECVLSEEQIRLKKLKRQEEEQAQATSMPPRVSSPPQVLPQLSPEQRGMIEKLVAAQQQCNRRSFSDRLRVTPWPMAPDPQSREARQQRFAHFTELAIVSVQEIVDFAKQLPGFLQLSREDQIALLKTSAIEVMLLETSRRYNPGSESITFLKDFSYNREDFAKAGLQVEFINPIFEFSRAMNELQLNDAEFALLIAISIFSAGPAPGREATTHIRGGSACLRLHPPPP encoded by the exons ATGTCCTTGTGGCTGGAGGCCCCTGTGCCTGATGCTTCTCCTG ACTCTGCAGTGGAGCTGTGGGAGCCAGATGCGCAAGATGCAAGTGGCCAGGCGCTGGGAGTCAGCAACTGCGTCCTCAGGGAGGAAGCCAGCACGCCCCAGTCGGCTGGGGActccctgggggcagggctggaggcaACAGAGCCCATAGTCCTGCTCCCTGGGGTGGATACCCCTCCAGAGTCTACAG AGCTCCGTCCGCAAAAACGGAAAAAGGGGCCAGCCCCCAAAATGCTGGGGAATGAGCTGTGCAGTGTGTGTGGGGACAAGGCCTCTGGCTTCCACTACAACGTGCTGAGCTGTGAGGGCTGCAAGGGATTCTTCCGCCGCAGCGTCATCAAAGGAGCGCGCTATGTCTGCCACAGTGGGGGCCACTGCCCCATGGACACCTACATGCGTCGCAAGTGCCAGGAGTGTCGCCTTCGAAAATGCCGCCAGGCTGGCATGCGGGAAGAGT GTGTCTTGTCCGAAGAGCAGATCCGCCTAAAGAAATTGAAGCGACAAGAGGAAGAACAGGCTCAGGCCACATCCATGCCCCCAAGGGTGTCCTCACCTCCCCAAGTCCTGCCCCAGCTCAGCCCAGAACAGCGGGGCATGATTGAGAAACTGGTGGCTGCCCAGCAACAGTGTAACAGACGCTCTTTTTCTGACCGGCTCCGAGTCACG CCTTGGCCCATGGCACCAGATCCCCAGAGCCGGGAGGCCCGTCAGCAGCGCTTTGCCCACTTCACGGAGCTGGCCATCGTCTCTGTGCAGGAGATCGTTGATTTCGCCAAACAGCTGCCTGGCTTCCTGCAGCTCAGCCGGGAGGACCAGATCGCCCTACTGAAGACCTCTGCGATTGAG GTGATGCTCCTGGAGACGTCTCGGAGGTACAACCCTGGGAGTGAGAGTATCACCTTCCTCAAGGACTTCAGTTACAACCGGGAAGACTTTGCCAAGGCAG GGCTACAGGTGGAATTCATCAACCCCATCTTCGAGTTCTCCAGAGCCATGAATGAGCTGCAGCTCAATGATGCCGAGTTTGCTTTGCTCATCGCCATCAGCATCTTCTCTGCAG GACCAGCTCCAGGTAGAGAGGCTACAACACACATACGTGGAGGCTCTGCATGCCTACGTCTCCATCCACCACCCCCAT GA
- the ACP2 gene encoding lysosomal acid phosphatase isoform X2 codes for MAGRPFAWSGAALLQLLLGVNLIVMPPTQARSLRFVTLLYRHGDRSPVKTYPKDPYQEEEWPQGFGQLTKEGMLQHWELGQALRQRYHGFLNTSYHRQEVYVRSTDFDRTLMSAEANLAGLFPPNGIQRFNPNISWQPIPVHTVPITEDRLLKFPLGPCPRYEQLQNETRQTPEYQNEIIQNAQFLDMVANETGLTDLTLETVWNVYDTLFCETMQHLSRLKDFSFRFLFGIYEQAEKARLQGGVLLAQIRKNLTLMAASSQLPKLLVYSAHDTTLVALQMALDVYNGEQAPYASCHIFELYQEDNGNFSVEMYFRNESNKAPWPLILPGCPHRCPLQDFLHLTEPVVPKDWQQECQLASGPADTEVIVALAVCGSILFLLIVLLLTVLFRMQAQPPGYRHVADGEDHA; via the exons ATGGCGGGCAGGCCGTTTGCATGGAGCGGGGCAGCTCTTCTCCAGCTCCTTCTTGGCGTGAACCTGATAGTGATGCCACCCACCCAGGCCCGGAGTCTGCGCTTCGTCACCTTG ctgtacCGACATGGAGACCGTTCGCCAGTGAAGACATATCCCAAGGATCCCTATCAGGAAGAGGAGTGGCCCCAGGGGTTTGGTCAGCTAACTAAG GAGGGGATGCTACAGCATTGGGAGCTGGGCCAGGCTCTGCGGCAACGCTATCATGGCTTTCTCAACACCTCTTACCACCGGCAAGAG GTTTATGTGCGAAGCACAGACTTTGACCGTACGCTCATGAGTGCTGAGGCCAACCTGGCCGGACTCTTCCCTCCCAACGGGATACAGCGCTTCAACCCAAATATCTCTTGGCAACCTATCCCCGTTCACACTGTGCCCATCACTGAGGATAGG CTGCTGAAGTTCCCGTTGGGCCCGTGTCCCCGTTACGAGCAGTTACAGAATGAGACCCGACAGACGCCAGAGTATCAGAATGAGATCATTCAGAATGCA CAATTTCTGGATATGGTGGCCAACGAGACAGGCCTTACAGATCTGACGCTGGAGACCGTCTGGAATGTCTATGACACACTCTTCTGTGAG ACCATGCAGCATCTGAGCCGGCTAAAGGACTTCAGCTTCCGCTTCCTCTTCGGGATCTACGAGCAGGCAGAGAAGGCCCGGCTTCAGGGGG GAGTCCTGTTGGCTCAGATACGGAAGAACCTGACCCTCATGGCAGCCTCTTCCCAACTCCCTAAGCTGCTGGTTTACTCTGCG CACGACACCACCCTGGTTGCTCTGCAAATGGCACTGGATGTCTACAATGGGGAACAAGCCCCCTACGCCTCCTGCCACATATTTGAACTGTACCAGGAAGATAATGG GAATTTCTCAGTGGAGATGTACTTTCGGAATGAGAGTAACAAGGCTCCCTGGCCGCTGATCCTGCCTGGCTGCCCTCACCGCTGCCCCCTGCAGGACTTCCTTCACCTCACAGAGCCCGTCGTGCCCAAGGATTGGCAGCAAGAATGCCAGCTGGCAAGTGGGCCTGCAGACACGG AGGTGATCGTGGCCTTGGCTGTATGCGGCTCCATCCTCTTCCTTCTCATAGTGCTGCTCCTCACTGTCCTCTTCCGGATGCAGGCCCAGCCTCCGGGCTACCGCCATGTCGCAGATGGGGAGGATCATGCCTGA
- the ACP2 gene encoding lysosomal acid phosphatase isoform X1, whose product MAGRPFAWSGAALLQLLLGVNLIVMPPTQARSLRFVTLLYRHGDRSPVKTYPKDPYQEEEWPQGFGQLTKEGMLQHWELGQALRQRYHGFLNTSYHRQEVYVRSTDFDRTLMSAEANLAGLFPPNGIQRFNPNISWQPIPVHTVPITEDRLLKFPLGPCPRYEQLQNETRQTPEYQNEIIQNAQFLDMVANETGLTDLTLETVWNVYDTLFCEQTHGLVLPPWASPQTMQHLSRLKDFSFRFLFGIYEQAEKARLQGGVLLAQIRKNLTLMAASSQLPKLLVYSAHDTTLVALQMALDVYNGEQAPYASCHIFELYQEDNGNFSVEMYFRNESNKAPWPLILPGCPHRCPLQDFLHLTEPVVPKDWQQECQLASGPADTEVIVALAVCGSILFLLIVLLLTVLFRMQAQPPGYRHVADGEDHA is encoded by the exons ATGGCGGGCAGGCCGTTTGCATGGAGCGGGGCAGCTCTTCTCCAGCTCCTTCTTGGCGTGAACCTGATAGTGATGCCACCCACCCAGGCCCGGAGTCTGCGCTTCGTCACCTTG ctgtacCGACATGGAGACCGTTCGCCAGTGAAGACATATCCCAAGGATCCCTATCAGGAAGAGGAGTGGCCCCAGGGGTTTGGTCAGCTAACTAAG GAGGGGATGCTACAGCATTGGGAGCTGGGCCAGGCTCTGCGGCAACGCTATCATGGCTTTCTCAACACCTCTTACCACCGGCAAGAG GTTTATGTGCGAAGCACAGACTTTGACCGTACGCTCATGAGTGCTGAGGCCAACCTGGCCGGACTCTTCCCTCCCAACGGGATACAGCGCTTCAACCCAAATATCTCTTGGCAACCTATCCCCGTTCACACTGTGCCCATCACTGAGGATAGG CTGCTGAAGTTCCCGTTGGGCCCGTGTCCCCGTTACGAGCAGTTACAGAATGAGACCCGACAGACGCCAGAGTATCAGAATGAGATCATTCAGAATGCA CAATTTCTGGATATGGTGGCCAACGAGACAGGCCTTACAGATCTGACGCTGGAGACCGTCTGGAATGTCTATGACACACTCTTCTGTGAG CAAACACACGGGCTGGTCCTGCCGCCCTGGGCCTCTCCCCAGACCATGCAGCATCTGAGCCGGCTAAAGGACTTCAGCTTCCGCTTCCTCTTCGGGATCTACGAGCAGGCAGAGAAGGCCCGGCTTCAGGGGG GAGTCCTGTTGGCTCAGATACGGAAGAACCTGACCCTCATGGCAGCCTCTTCCCAACTCCCTAAGCTGCTGGTTTACTCTGCG CACGACACCACCCTGGTTGCTCTGCAAATGGCACTGGATGTCTACAATGGGGAACAAGCCCCCTACGCCTCCTGCCACATATTTGAACTGTACCAGGAAGATAATGG GAATTTCTCAGTGGAGATGTACTTTCGGAATGAGAGTAACAAGGCTCCCTGGCCGCTGATCCTGCCTGGCTGCCCTCACCGCTGCCCCCTGCAGGACTTCCTTCACCTCACAGAGCCCGTCGTGCCCAAGGATTGGCAGCAAGAATGCCAGCTGGCAAGTGGGCCTGCAGACACGG AGGTGATCGTGGCCTTGGCTGTATGCGGCTCCATCCTCTTCCTTCTCATAGTGCTGCTCCTCACTGTCCTCTTCCGGATGCAGGCCCAGCCTCCGGGCTACCGCCATGTCGCAGATGGGGAGGATCATGCCTGA
- the ACP2 gene encoding lysosomal acid phosphatase isoform X4 has product MAGRPFAWSGAALLQLLLGVNLIVMPPTQARSLRFVTLLYRHGDRSPVKTYPKDPYQEEEWPQGFGQLTKVYVRSTDFDRTLMSAEANLAGLFPPNGIQRFNPNISWQPIPVHTVPITEDRLLKFPLGPCPRYEQLQNETRQTPEYQNEIIQNAQFLDMVANETGLTDLTLETVWNVYDTLFCEQTHGLVLPPWASPQTMQHLSRLKDFSFRFLFGIYEQAEKARLQGGVLLAQIRKNLTLMAASSQLPKLLVYSAHDTTLVALQMALDVYNGEQAPYASCHIFELYQEDNGNFSVEMYFRNESNKAPWPLILPGCPHRCPLQDFLHLTEPVVPKDWQQECQLASGPADTEVIVALAVCGSILFLLIVLLLTVLFRMQAQPPGYRHVADGEDHA; this is encoded by the exons ATGGCGGGCAGGCCGTTTGCATGGAGCGGGGCAGCTCTTCTCCAGCTCCTTCTTGGCGTGAACCTGATAGTGATGCCACCCACCCAGGCCCGGAGTCTGCGCTTCGTCACCTTG ctgtacCGACATGGAGACCGTTCGCCAGTGAAGACATATCCCAAGGATCCCTATCAGGAAGAGGAGTGGCCCCAGGGGTTTGGTCAGCTAACTAAG GTTTATGTGCGAAGCACAGACTTTGACCGTACGCTCATGAGTGCTGAGGCCAACCTGGCCGGACTCTTCCCTCCCAACGGGATACAGCGCTTCAACCCAAATATCTCTTGGCAACCTATCCCCGTTCACACTGTGCCCATCACTGAGGATAGG CTGCTGAAGTTCCCGTTGGGCCCGTGTCCCCGTTACGAGCAGTTACAGAATGAGACCCGACAGACGCCAGAGTATCAGAATGAGATCATTCAGAATGCA CAATTTCTGGATATGGTGGCCAACGAGACAGGCCTTACAGATCTGACGCTGGAGACCGTCTGGAATGTCTATGACACACTCTTCTGTGAG CAAACACACGGGCTGGTCCTGCCGCCCTGGGCCTCTCCCCAGACCATGCAGCATCTGAGCCGGCTAAAGGACTTCAGCTTCCGCTTCCTCTTCGGGATCTACGAGCAGGCAGAGAAGGCCCGGCTTCAGGGGG GAGTCCTGTTGGCTCAGATACGGAAGAACCTGACCCTCATGGCAGCCTCTTCCCAACTCCCTAAGCTGCTGGTTTACTCTGCG CACGACACCACCCTGGTTGCTCTGCAAATGGCACTGGATGTCTACAATGGGGAACAAGCCCCCTACGCCTCCTGCCACATATTTGAACTGTACCAGGAAGATAATGG GAATTTCTCAGTGGAGATGTACTTTCGGAATGAGAGTAACAAGGCTCCCTGGCCGCTGATCCTGCCTGGCTGCCCTCACCGCTGCCCCCTGCAGGACTTCCTTCACCTCACAGAGCCCGTCGTGCCCAAGGATTGGCAGCAAGAATGCCAGCTGGCAAGTGGGCCTGCAGACACGG AGGTGATCGTGGCCTTGGCTGTATGCGGCTCCATCCTCTTCCTTCTCATAGTGCTGCTCCTCACTGTCCTCTTCCGGATGCAGGCCCAGCCTCCGGGCTACCGCCATGTCGCAGATGGGGAGGATCATGCCTGA
- the ACP2 gene encoding lysosomal acid phosphatase isoform X3 encodes MWSPSYFRGQLYRHGDRSPVKTYPKDPYQEEEWPQGFGQLTKEGMLQHWELGQALRQRYHGFLNTSYHRQEVYVRSTDFDRTLMSAEANLAGLFPPNGIQRFNPNISWQPIPVHTVPITEDRLLKFPLGPCPRYEQLQNETRQTPEYQNEIIQNAQFLDMVANETGLTDLTLETVWNVYDTLFCEQTHGLVLPPWASPQTMQHLSRLKDFSFRFLFGIYEQAEKARLQGGVLLAQIRKNLTLMAASSQLPKLLVYSAHDTTLVALQMALDVYNGEQAPYASCHIFELYQEDNGNFSVEMYFRNESNKAPWPLILPGCPHRCPLQDFLHLTEPVVPKDWQQECQLASGPADTEVIVALAVCGSILFLLIVLLLTVLFRMQAQPPGYRHVADGEDHA; translated from the exons ATGTGGAGCCCGAGTTATTTTCGGGGACAG ctgtacCGACATGGAGACCGTTCGCCAGTGAAGACATATCCCAAGGATCCCTATCAGGAAGAGGAGTGGCCCCAGGGGTTTGGTCAGCTAACTAAG GAGGGGATGCTACAGCATTGGGAGCTGGGCCAGGCTCTGCGGCAACGCTATCATGGCTTTCTCAACACCTCTTACCACCGGCAAGAG GTTTATGTGCGAAGCACAGACTTTGACCGTACGCTCATGAGTGCTGAGGCCAACCTGGCCGGACTCTTCCCTCCCAACGGGATACAGCGCTTCAACCCAAATATCTCTTGGCAACCTATCCCCGTTCACACTGTGCCCATCACTGAGGATAGG CTGCTGAAGTTCCCGTTGGGCCCGTGTCCCCGTTACGAGCAGTTACAGAATGAGACCCGACAGACGCCAGAGTATCAGAATGAGATCATTCAGAATGCA CAATTTCTGGATATGGTGGCCAACGAGACAGGCCTTACAGATCTGACGCTGGAGACCGTCTGGAATGTCTATGACACACTCTTCTGTGAG CAAACACACGGGCTGGTCCTGCCGCCCTGGGCCTCTCCCCAGACCATGCAGCATCTGAGCCGGCTAAAGGACTTCAGCTTCCGCTTCCTCTTCGGGATCTACGAGCAGGCAGAGAAGGCCCGGCTTCAGGGGG GAGTCCTGTTGGCTCAGATACGGAAGAACCTGACCCTCATGGCAGCCTCTTCCCAACTCCCTAAGCTGCTGGTTTACTCTGCG CACGACACCACCCTGGTTGCTCTGCAAATGGCACTGGATGTCTACAATGGGGAACAAGCCCCCTACGCCTCCTGCCACATATTTGAACTGTACCAGGAAGATAATGG GAATTTCTCAGTGGAGATGTACTTTCGGAATGAGAGTAACAAGGCTCCCTGGCCGCTGATCCTGCCTGGCTGCCCTCACCGCTGCCCCCTGCAGGACTTCCTTCACCTCACAGAGCCCGTCGTGCCCAAGGATTGGCAGCAAGAATGCCAGCTGGCAAGTGGGCCTGCAGACACGG AGGTGATCGTGGCCTTGGCTGTATGCGGCTCCATCCTCTTCCTTCTCATAGTGCTGCTCCTCACTGTCCTCTTCCGGATGCAGGCCCAGCCTCCGGGCTACCGCCATGTCGCAGATGGGGAGGATCATGCCTGA
- the ACP2 gene encoding lysosomal acid phosphatase isoform X5 produces MLQHWELGQALRQRYHGFLNTSYHRQEVYVRSTDFDRTLMSAEANLAGLFPPNGIQRFNPNISWQPIPVHTVPITEDRLLKFPLGPCPRYEQLQNETRQTPEYQNEIIQNAQFLDMVANETGLTDLTLETVWNVYDTLFCEQTHGLVLPPWASPQTMQHLSRLKDFSFRFLFGIYEQAEKARLQGGVLLAQIRKNLTLMAASSQLPKLLVYSAHDTTLVALQMALDVYNGEQAPYASCHIFELYQEDNGNFSVEMYFRNESNKAPWPLILPGCPHRCPLQDFLHLTEPVVPKDWQQECQLASGPADTEVIVALAVCGSILFLLIVLLLTVLFRMQAQPPGYRHVADGEDHA; encoded by the exons ATGCTACAGCATTGGGAGCTGGGCCAGGCTCTGCGGCAACGCTATCATGGCTTTCTCAACACCTCTTACCACCGGCAAGAG GTTTATGTGCGAAGCACAGACTTTGACCGTACGCTCATGAGTGCTGAGGCCAACCTGGCCGGACTCTTCCCTCCCAACGGGATACAGCGCTTCAACCCAAATATCTCTTGGCAACCTATCCCCGTTCACACTGTGCCCATCACTGAGGATAGG CTGCTGAAGTTCCCGTTGGGCCCGTGTCCCCGTTACGAGCAGTTACAGAATGAGACCCGACAGACGCCAGAGTATCAGAATGAGATCATTCAGAATGCA CAATTTCTGGATATGGTGGCCAACGAGACAGGCCTTACAGATCTGACGCTGGAGACCGTCTGGAATGTCTATGACACACTCTTCTGTGAG CAAACACACGGGCTGGTCCTGCCGCCCTGGGCCTCTCCCCAGACCATGCAGCATCTGAGCCGGCTAAAGGACTTCAGCTTCCGCTTCCTCTTCGGGATCTACGAGCAGGCAGAGAAGGCCCGGCTTCAGGGGG GAGTCCTGTTGGCTCAGATACGGAAGAACCTGACCCTCATGGCAGCCTCTTCCCAACTCCCTAAGCTGCTGGTTTACTCTGCG CACGACACCACCCTGGTTGCTCTGCAAATGGCACTGGATGTCTACAATGGGGAACAAGCCCCCTACGCCTCCTGCCACATATTTGAACTGTACCAGGAAGATAATGG GAATTTCTCAGTGGAGATGTACTTTCGGAATGAGAGTAACAAGGCTCCCTGGCCGCTGATCCTGCCTGGCTGCCCTCACCGCTGCCCCCTGCAGGACTTCCTTCACCTCACAGAGCCCGTCGTGCCCAAGGATTGGCAGCAAGAATGCCAGCTGGCAAGTGGGCCTGCAGACACGG AGGTGATCGTGGCCTTGGCTGTATGCGGCTCCATCCTCTTCCTTCTCATAGTGCTGCTCCTCACTGTCCTCTTCCGGATGCAGGCCCAGCCTCCGGGCTACCGCCATGTCGCAGATGGGGAGGATCATGCCTGA